The genomic interval GTCCCCATTCAATTCCTCCTTGGGAGGTTATTTGCTCTTCATTTATTCGGTTGCTGCAGCAATGGTCATGACCTCAGATGCTAAGTTTCATGTTCTTGCTGTTGATGACAGCCTCATAGACAGAAAATTGATTGAGAAGCTCCTCAAAACCTCTTCTTACCAAGGTAGAGGGAGACAgaaagaaacagagagagagagagagagagagagagagagagatagagagaatttATGGTTCATTTAATTCTTTTGGGAGTTCTGTTTGTTCATTAGATTGAGTTTTAAATGTTGATTCTTCCGGGTATTGATCACAGTCACAGCAGTTGATTCTGGAAGTAAGGCCTTGCAGCTTTTGGGTCTGCAAGAGGATGAACAGAAAGGTTCAAGCCCTCCCTCTGCTTCTCCTAACCAAGATCCTCACCAGGTATGGTTTTTGtgctaatttttaaaaatagttccataaaaatgattttcttttatGGGTTTTATGTTGATCTCAGTCTTTTAGCTGATCTGATTGTTCATGATTACTTTTCTTGTCACAGGAGATGAATGTAAATTTGATTATTACAGATTATTGTATGCCTGGAATGACAGGCTATGATCTCCTAAGAAAAATCAAGGTAGACTTCATTTGCATTGTTTACTCTTTCTTCTGCTGCGTATTCATTATTTACTTATCCCCAAACTCATCAACTAGTGAAGTTCATGGACTTTTGCCCAATTAGTTTCTTTGGTAATACAATAAATCTGTGATGGGTTTCGAGTGGGATGGAGTGTAAatagaatggaatgaaaatttggattaaaaatatttgaagaaatcaaagtgacaaatttaatttcatttcatttatatTTAACTTTTCGCATTCCCTTGTTGAAGTTAACAAATCTCAACACTGAACTGAACTCTCTGATCTGAATATATCCAGGAATCCAAATCTCTGAAAGACATACCAGTTGTGATCATGTCTTCTGAGAATATCCCTTCGAGGATCAGCAGGTAAGGAAACAATAAAAATGAACAACAATATTTAAATGCTTCGAGTATGAAACTTTAACACCGTATTTGGGAGAACATATTTCAACTATCAAGATATAACTTTATATTCACTTTGTCTAATCCTACAGAAATCTGAATTCTGTGTTTAAACCCAAAAGTTCCCAAACAcgggaaaaaaaattatgtaatttGGATTGCTGATGGGAGATGTTTTCAATTGACAGATGCTTGGAAGAAGGGGCAGAAGATTTCTTCCTGAAGCCAGTTCAACTCTCAGATGTAAGCAAGCTGAGACCCCATCTGCTGAAGGGTAAAGCTAAAGAACAGCAGCTTCACATTAATGTGAAAGATGAGCATAGAGGCAATTCTGCAGAGAGAAAAATTACGAGAGACAGAACTATTGGGTTGGAGGTTGGGAACTGTGTCATCAGTGCAGAGAATTTGCTGAGATGGAAAATACAGATCACAGTCTCCATTTTCTTTCTACTGATTTTTCTTTCTCCAAGCTGGATCTTACAGCCTCAATAGAAGTTCAAATAGTTTAGGAAGATGTGATACAGGCTCCCATGTAAATTTTCCATACAAAGAgttttcatcagttcaattttgTTATTTGACAAACATTTTGGCTGCAAAtatctgttatatatatatatatagatatatatatatatatatttggaaatgCCACAGCCATGTTGTGTAGCTGAAACTTATTTGttcatttatataaatattttgagttagaaTCTAAAGAGGGTGATGGCGAATGACAGCCTGTTTGGCAAATGGGTTTTTGTGCATTATGAagtttttaattgttttcatccAGCAGCAGCAGAGGAAATCATGTCCTGCTGGATTTGCTACTCATCACTTTCAATAGCCATTaactccaaaaatatatataataaaaaaagaaaaattattatgATTCCATTTGGGACATGGGTTTTgtgagataatttttttttctaagaaaaaaaggaagaaattaTTTCTTCATTGCATTGTCTATTATTTAGAGGGCGTTGTTTGATCTAAATAGCCTTGATAGAAGCTATCTCTAAACTGTTGTTTGAACATCAGAGCGTTTGGTGGTAACTTAGCTCTTCTAATAGAACGAGACATGGGAACATGCGTGATTCGGTCATAGAGGTTTCTTtctaattttatcttttataaaataGTATTTGTTACATTAAAAACTTTAACTTATGCAATTGCTtattaatttaatcaaatatCTATGATCATAAGCATTAAGaagattaaaattaaaaataacacATAGATACTAGATATCAAATAGTTAATataatttagattttaaattCAATGACCTGTTTAAGTTCAATTCAAAGTTGTTTCAGAAAATCAAATTTGAACTCAGTATTTAGTACTTAACGCTTAATTTTACCAAACGCCCCCTTAACCTCAAATAGTATTTTGAATGAAAATGTATTCAAATATAAttgaattagtttttttttaaaaaaggtaaaTGACctgtaaaataaaaatattttctatattttattttattattctcTCCTTATATATATGTCAAATGAATTTTTTTCTAGTCCTAGAGTTGATCTATATGGAGGAATCACCAACCTAATACCGAAGCATAAGCTCATGAAACTTAAGTCTAACTCATACGTATGCACACGAGCCACATTTTTTCATGTTCTTTAATCTTTCGACATGAGATACCTACAAccatttttcattaaaaaaaaaaaaaagaacaacacCCTTccgtatttatttatttttcctttggtatttttcatatttatgcaAATATCAAAACTTAAATGGCTTGTTAAACAAAagcaaaaatacaaaaacaaaagtaagaaagaaaacaatACATGCCAAATATCTCTTACTCACTCATACTCACTCTTTCTTTTGTTACAATTCAAAGTCTCTCatattcccttacttaggcatcggagtaaTCCCCCGAGatacaccccaggtcctccaagtcatttttatttatttcttttcagGTAATCGTGATTAAGGAACGattcgtgaaggtcgttcaattttaaCATTACCCTTTCATCAACTTTTACTTAATTCATTAATCACATAACCAAATGACTTCTAAGGACAATCACATTACTAACAGTTTTTGTGCAACTTGGAGTCTAATTAGTAAGCAAATAGTCATGTAATTCATAGTGTGATTGTGACCGaattttctaaagaaaaaatcatataaaacaaaacaagaaaagaaCAAAGAGACAAAagcttttaatttcttttgaaagtCAAATTCGACATCCCGTGAaattagattttatttttttttttctttaaatttttgtgTACCACGGCACCCATATAAATATTAGAACACAAATTTAAGTTCGAGGCAGAAAAGGAattaccaaaaattaaaaaaagaaaaaagaggctCAATGGAGTATTTATGTTTGAATATTGGATTGACAAAACATAATTAAAGATGGCTACTCAAGGGCAAAAAAGTCAATGATcctaagcatatatatatatatatatatatatatatatatatatatatatatatagaggacCGGCCATGTTCACATATGTATAAAGTCTGCATTTCTAAATTCTATCTTTTTAATTATTATGAATATTGAACCCATCAATTTCGTACCATGACGAAATTAATCATGGAGATATGGTAAATCATAGAAATAATATTCAATTTTGGCTGTGGAGATTTAGGCATGTTCATTAACCTTTTTCCCCCAAGAAAATCTACTTATATAATATGCCCATAAAAGTGATGCATCCAATCAATATTCCAAGTCCTTGCTTTATTTATATTCATGTTAGCTATCCTTTCGTAGATTTTTTCTTGCTTCTGTCTATTTATTTTGAGATGTTATTTAGCACGGCATTATTAGAGAAATGTCGTGTTACTCATTGATGTTGCATTGTTTTACGAATTGTCAATTGTTTGAAATGGACCACTTGGAGTCTACACATAATAATAGGAGTGCCGGGTGAGAAATGAAATGTCATGTGATCAAATCTTTataattattgaaaatatatACATTTGGAAAAGTGAGACACTATAAATGAAGTAATATGTATAGCGTATCAACAACGATATCTCTCGAAAAGTGatggtttgattttttttttttttttggaaatattatCTAGCAAGATATTATTAGGGAAACGTTATGTTACTCATTTACATGACATTGCATTATGGATTTTCGATTTCTTAAAATCAAACACTTGGGAGTTCACGCAAAATAatagttgttgactttttgagtcggattcctattttgatgctgataaagcacATGTTTTTTAcatgtgtatttagcatgtgaacgagtccattaatttaacatacaCATAAGGAAACGACAATGGAAGCTTACAGGACTTAAAGCCTATACGATTAAGCacattccatgaagtcaaaagagcaaaaagacgatgaagacatttatttcttattgtaattgcatttatttttattatttggcctgtaataatgcatgtattGATATGATTATTTGTTTATACAAGAccataaattgaccatagggagccataggaccatagactaaccttaggattCATCTTCAATCAACCGACGTCGAATTTTTTGGGTTAACTCAATtggccatagactgaccttaggagaCCTAAAATTTTGGAAGACAAACattttcataaaagacaaaatcatacaaaaggtttaaatgatttaaggtcaaaaattgaacttcgggcgaccgaacttagaaAGTTAAAatagttcgggcgaccgaactagctAGAGGTCAATTCAATGACTAAGGCTCGGGTGACCGTCCCAATTTTGAACTCAATATCATCGGGTGACCAAACTCCTAAAGTCACTTTTTTCATTGTCTCCGAGCAcccgaacctatagttcaaaatcaccccagGCGACCGAATTATgaagtttggcagaccgaactGTTCACAGGATGACCGAACCTCGagtgtttggaaaatcgccttggcccagCCACCCGAACTCGTCCTCGGGCACCCGGAACTCAAAATCTTATCTTTTCTCTATGTATCTATTCGGGCGATCGGCCCTATgaaccgggcgaccgaacctcttaggttgccaattttttaccatgataattagggttaaaactcaattaaaacatttccaaaattcctaatttattcccagtggtcatattttgttgaaaaactataaataccctttTCATAATTTAGaatagtaactttgattagccaacttttctctctaattttatctTAATCAAAGTTTCCTCAAAATACGTTTTTATTGCAAACTCTTTTCTTGGGGCAAatattttactctccaaaactctctttcatttatttgtaaatcatttttacaagagagtagtTTGTATAGgcatttttgttgtgcaaaatcatttgaaaccaaaaccctaggttctccagtttgttcttgaaaaatattgtttagagaaaatattttgtagggtttaaatctttgaaactttttatcatatacattcttttcaaagattgtaaaatcatttttagaaaaacactcttactctactgagcataatgcatatcattagagagtgcatgtatttgagcttttaatatgtacattcatgcttgtatttagaagcgtcttaatatgtacaaaaatgatttttattgtaccggttgggttcaacaagggagtctcagccccgtaagtaagATCGGCTTGGTTCAGCTCGAAAATTGAATTGGAGAGTTTTCGCCCCGTAAAGGAGACCAGTTGGGCTTAACTTGAAATTTAagctggggtttaccttaccccataaggaaaggttgtaacggtTTCTGCTCTaccccgtttaagtgagcaaggatagtggAATCTTTAGGGGGGATGCCCAAGATAGGGACGTAgactggtttggccgaacctcgatcacaaatatcgtgtgtctctctctccctatcttttttaaatttccgcactttaaattcagtttgTGTATGCATGTTCATTCATGATTATAAATATTTTGCTTgcacacatatttaatttaaatgaaagTTGCACCACTCGTGTATGTATGTATTCATTGTTCAATTGTTTTTCATCCACGTGTATATTTTAAATGgaatatgatatgtggtgaatcggcataattgtttaaattagtgaaaaagatttaaatgtccaattcactcccctcttgggatcacaccaattccaacagaagTAGGTATGGGTGAGAGTTGAGATGTTTACAATAAAATCCTTGTACatagattaaaaaaataaattctttaaaaaaaacagAGAGACATTGTAAATGTATGACGTAAACACATTGTTGTGAAACATGTCGGCGCATAtggtaaataaaaataaaattgtaaaagATAAGAACAAAATGATTTCAATGGTTTACTTGTGTCATCCACAAAGCCTTCACAAAAAAGGGTCAATATTATATTGAAAACTATTTTATGGTTTCGGCCTTCTGCTATAAGCATGTCTatatgaatgtgtgtgtgtgtgtgtgtgtttatatatattcgtatgtatgtatatagctCATGTAAAAAAATCCCCAAAATCCTTATAGAACTTGTTTAAATACTACTTTCcctggccaacaatgtatatcaagcttcaaCACTCCCCCGTATGTGCAGCCCGACAACACATGGaaagataaacacacgataaatagCACCCATGGTAGAGAATGAATTAGATTTTTTTTACTCATGTATATCCCGCATCTcaaacatataacataattccacacagaattctattttactcatgccacactattcagcagtaaaattcatatatatttcctataaaataagttaacctgcatttaacatttatatgctgaaaatatacctttcttttttacataattatcctgaaaatatcattcacttacatcatttcattttcacatatacgtatctaaataGACAGCCCTAGACTCAAAAAacgtaatttaaacggttggcattttaaactcatacaaaaacatatatacatatattcataacatatttcattttccaattaattcataaaaatctggtttaatatatatttccccttacctgatttcttgaactatgtcAACAGGAATCCCCAAGATGATTCCTGTGATGCTCACCAGGATTGTAACGCTCagaacccgccacgtggggctcgAAGTGTTATGAGACTAACACGCGTCTCTGATGCCATTCATACAGCGGAATTAAATAAAGCAACCTCAAACCAAATACCAGAGTGTTATATTTACATAAGCAAACCCAAAAAGTACAACCATTTTCAATCATTTCACAGAGttccacacatatatgcataccacaatcaatccacacagtcttcaatcatacccacacagggtccataaaCACACAGAATATGACGTCCACACAAGACTCTCATCCATATGCAAAATACatatccacacaggactagtccatACAGGACTATCAAACATATAACatagaaaactccaaaataactcacttaccctgattttgggatgtttcccaaacctctcaaatcaaaattctgctccacctatgttgtagagaattttcTCAAGAGTcttgtggtaacttctgatcgttcAAATTGGGCTAAAACCGAGCCGGATTCGAAGAGAGAAGACAAAAGgaccatttttagagagagaaaccgaaggaaaaaagaaatccttcgctgaaattctgatttttgcctatttataagcaacttgccacgtggcctcgtcaacgagacatctGGACTTGTTGACGAGCTCAAGAACACCGCTTGTAACACCCCAATCCCGAGGGGCCtaagatattaactttttactattgatttacagtggaagcaaataaactcaatttttattaaaccagagcgctaattatccatattacaatcatttatttcaaaagaagaaaaattacacaagcataaatatctgacaccatactaatatttctaatcaatctttatttttctatccccacccgcatgcttgctaagcctgatttccaacatgctcttcagagttatctaaaataaaaatatgattgaagtgagacgacgctcaataagtaaataagattattattagtgtgtggttaaaatgagtttttttaaaaaaatttcataaaacaatatttaatactataatttcaattttcttttagaataaatataaatttaaaaatttctacataaaacttttgtcatcaattacaacagtaaaattttataattatatactataactgttaaattaaacttttaactttaaaatcgtataaacatttaatgataaacatacatatacttttccttatacgttttccttagatcgtcatttaagcaccaaaatgatcattttcatgtaaacttacacttttccttcaaatcatgagtaactttgtacacgtaattaaatatgtataaacatatattataaaaaaccacccttaggcctatttgtcgtaagtcatgtttaccgcCATAAtggggttgtgcggtccgaagactggacttagctggctggccgaccaaactaaatcaacgtacgtaaactttaagtgagattttccttattaagtcctggtccggaaccaggtgtgcactcaggagaaatccattaacataaataaccactctgtaaacagtgtgggtgcactctgattcatataaactttaagctacggtaccgagcatctgtaactttgaactttcgttgccataaggggttttaaaatcatattattataatttatacaatttaaaataatattgtgaaaatctcatctttactcatattttcataaaaaatgtaacgtagaaataaactcatgccacacaatttttgtgttaaaaatatatataattttatttttgaatagaaataaatgctgaaaatttacccgaggggattagaatatttcttaacctaaaaatagatgcaagtatattaaagatagaactagtataattaaacatgcgtaaaaataaactcatgaaaattttgtgaaactaattaacataattgaaaattacttataaaataaactcgggtatgaattttaaataaataaataaactaacataatcaaaatttacttaccttcttatTTTATcatgtgctacgaacacaataactatctttaagaaatgagatcggaaaaagtgggtgagtgagaacttactcaaaattctttttccaccataaattctttcactcactaatctttctcttccttagaaaattattgtgaaaaacgaaggttgagagctccctatttataggaaaattttggggaagaaatggaatttataaaagtgtggagagattggtgaaattataattttttttaaaattaaagaatgggcaagggatgggcaaggtatgggttgagtatgggatggggatggaggccatgtgggagtgcttgctactattcccattaaataaatttttaattaactacttacctaattaattaattaattaattagttaattaattattttattattttattatttttcttaatcattattatcattattattatcattgttattacttttaaactatttttagtatttaattatttaattatttatttttgaacaataattaaatttaaattttgaaaactcatgtgggccccacatggtcttgtgggcaccacacaa from Malania oleifera isolate guangnan ecotype guangnan chromosome 9, ASM2987363v1, whole genome shotgun sequence carries:
- the LOC131164639 gene encoding two-component response regulator ORR10-like codes for the protein MVMTSDAKFHVLAVDDSLIDRKLIEKLLKTSSYQVTAVDSGSKALQLLGLQEDEQKGSSPPSASPNQDPHQEMNVNLIITDYCMPGMTGYDLLRKIKESKSLKDIPVVIMSSENIPSRISRCLEEGAEDFFLKPVQLSDVSKLRPHLLKGKAKEQQLHINVKDEHRGNSAERKITRDRTIGLEVGNCVISAENLLRWKIQITVSIFFLLIFLSPSWILQPQ